From one Solanum lycopersicum chromosome 12, SLM_r2.1 genomic stretch:
- the LOC104644913 gene encoding transcription factor HHO6-like has protein sequence MDRLAVCGSSQWPWVAPGHFDRQPAHQVQQELGQQPNNVGSTSRVKPPRVLWTEDLHRKFLDVIDANGGPWAVKPRHIWKEMAHFGISHCQIKNRLQEQLKNVDGGKADDNVYVPQLLTEADMIEAHISPDNAFIEELLNWT, from the exons ATGGACCGTCTAGCGGTCTGTGGTTCCTCACAGTGGCCTTGGGTTGCTCCTGGTCACTTTGACAGGCAACCTG CTCATCAAGTTCAACAAGAACTTGGCCAGCAGCCTAACAATGTTGGGTCGACTTCGCGAGTTAAACCACCTCGCGTCCTTTGGACAGAAGACTTGCATCGAAAGTTTCTTGATGTTATTGATGCTAATGGCGGACCTTGGG CTGTTAAGCCAAGGCATATTTGGAAGGAAATGGCACATTTTGGAATATCTCATTGTCAAATTAAGAATCGCTTACAG GAGCAGTTGAAAAATGTTGATGGAGGGAAGGCTGATGACAATGTGTACGTCCCTCAGCTTCTAACTGAGGCGGATATGATAGAAGCTCATATTTCTCCAGACAACGCTTTTATAGAGGAACTTCTGAATTGGACGtaa